In a genomic window of Euzebyales bacterium:
- a CDS encoding lysophospholipid acyltransferase family protein: MSRRDPDLAKVIAIDRSVGQRCAEPLPTGGRCRNWAGPSGRCRIHDPDPAPPPPHTAAAGDDDLARFVAGVLCFLRRRITGDYDIDVFGFDQQLTEQVILPLARPLYRSYFRVRTAGLEHVPDVGGALLVANHAGALPFDAIMTKVALLDEHPAHRNLRELAADLALRLPVIGELARKTGNTLAHDDDAVRLLTGGELVGVWPEGYKGIGKPFRDRYKLARFGRGGYVRVALRAGVPIIPVAIIGSEETYPIVGNLRWLARLLNLPYFPITMQFPLLGPLGLLPLPSRWLIEFGTPITVTDYPPDAADDPMLVLELSDRVRDTVQHMLYRNLMGRRSVFF; the protein is encoded by the coding sequence TGAGCAGGCGCGATCCTGACCTCGCGAAGGTGATCGCCATCGACCGCTCCGTCGGCCAGCGCTGCGCGGAACCCCTGCCAACCGGTGGACGGTGCCGCAACTGGGCGGGTCCGTCGGGCCGCTGCCGGATCCACGACCCAGACCCTGCACCGCCGCCGCCGCACACCGCCGCGGCGGGCGACGACGACCTGGCGCGGTTCGTGGCGGGTGTCCTGTGCTTCCTGCGACGGCGCATCACCGGTGACTACGACATCGACGTGTTCGGGTTCGACCAGCAGCTCACGGAGCAGGTCATCCTGCCGCTCGCGCGGCCGCTGTACCGCTCGTACTTCCGGGTGCGCACGGCCGGGCTCGAGCACGTCCCCGACGTGGGCGGGGCGCTTCTCGTCGCCAACCACGCCGGAGCCCTGCCGTTCGACGCGATCATGACCAAGGTCGCGCTGCTCGACGAGCATCCCGCGCACCGCAACCTGCGCGAGCTGGCCGCCGACCTCGCGCTGCGCCTACCGGTGATCGGCGAGCTGGCGCGCAAGACCGGCAACACCCTCGCGCATGACGACGACGCCGTTCGCCTGCTGACCGGCGGCGAGCTCGTGGGCGTGTGGCCCGAGGGCTACAAGGGGATCGGCAAGCCGTTCCGCGACCGCTACAAGCTGGCCCGGTTCGGTCGTGGTGGGTACGTGCGGGTCGCGCTGCGCGCTGGGGTCCCGATCATCCCCGTCGCGATCATCGGGTCGGAGGAGACATACCCGATCGTCGGCAACCTCCGATGGCTCGCCCGGCTGCTCAACCTGCCGTACTTCCCGATCACGATGCAGTTCCCCCTGCTCGGCCCGCTGGGCCTGCTGCCGCTGCCGTCGCGGTGGCTGATCGAGTTCGGCACGCCGATCACGGTGACGGACTACCCGCCGGACGCCGCCGACGATCCGATGCTTGTGCTCGAGCTGTCCGACCGCGTCCGGGACACCGTCCAGCACATGCTGTACCGCAACCTGATGGGTCGGCGTTCGGTCTTCTTCTGA
- a CDS encoding cytochrome c oxidase subunit 3: MSVDAVAGRLDVPSAQGRSLAWWGMVMTILTEGTLFAMLIFVYYYLFSRASEWPLGGIAPPELLVVSVRTGLLFASSVTMSIADRAIRRGRAGMTSVSLVMTFLLGAVFLAGHVEEMLRLPEEFTWATNVYGSLFYVIVNFHGAHVLIGLLMLAFAYVALRRGRYRADSHEGLKVTGMYWHFVDVVWVFVFPTLYFVPHLLAK, from the coding sequence ATGAGCGTCGACGCGGTCGCGGGGCGGCTCGACGTCCCGAGCGCGCAGGGGCGCAGCCTCGCGTGGTGGGGCATGGTCATGACGATCCTGACCGAGGGCACGCTGTTCGCGATGCTCATCTTCGTCTACTACTACCTGTTCAGCCGGGCGTCGGAGTGGCCGCTGGGTGGCATCGCGCCGCCGGAGCTGCTCGTCGTCTCGGTGCGCACGGGGCTGCTGTTCGCGAGCAGCGTGACGATGAGCATCGCCGACCGTGCGATCCGCCGCGGCAGGGCCGGCATGACGAGCGTGTCGCTGGTCATGACGTTCCTGCTGGGTGCGGTGTTCCTGGCCGGCCACGTCGAGGAGATGCTGCGGCTGCCTGAGGAGTTCACGTGGGCGACCAACGTGTACGGGTCGCTGTTCTACGTGATCGTCAACTTCCACGGCGCCCACGTGCTGATCGGCCTGCTGATGCTCGCGTTCGCATACGTGGCGCTGCGGCGCGGCCGTTACAGGGCTGACAGCCACGAGGGCCTGAAGGTGACCGGCATGTACTGGCACTTCGTCGATGTCGTCTGGGTGTTCGTGTTCCCGACCCTGTACTTCGTCCCCCACCTGCTGGCGAAGTGA
- a CDS encoding cytochrome c oxidase assembly protein — protein sequence MTVILAHGGELTGPHDLWVTWTLDPVVLTAIAVSCWSYAAGVRALWGSAGTGGGVARVQAIAFALAIAAIAVALVSPVDPAGEALFSVHMTQHVLLTLVAAPLFVLGSPLHVMAWGLPTPLRRRVGRWQGRLRRMLSHPALPAAGLAAFTAVFTAWHVPVLYDVAIADDGVHALEHVTMLLSALAFWAPVVRPRRTNPGIGVLLLFVSMIASGLLSALLVFAPTPWYAHHGTTAWGLTRLADQQAAGAVMWVLGGTIYVTSGAIVVMRWLRLDEETARRAERGATAAARARRPAGGHT from the coding sequence GTGACGGTCATCCTGGCCCACGGTGGCGAGCTGACCGGACCCCACGACCTGTGGGTGACGTGGACACTGGATCCGGTCGTGCTCACCGCGATCGCCGTGTCCTGCTGGTCGTACGCGGCCGGTGTGCGTGCGCTCTGGGGCTCGGCCGGCACCGGCGGTGGTGTGGCGAGGGTGCAGGCCATCGCGTTCGCCCTGGCGATCGCCGCGATCGCCGTCGCGCTCGTGTCGCCCGTGGACCCCGCGGGCGAGGCTCTGTTCAGCGTCCACATGACCCAGCACGTGCTCCTCACCCTGGTCGCCGCACCGCTGTTCGTGCTCGGATCACCGCTGCACGTCATGGCCTGGGGACTGCCGACGCCGCTGCGCCGCCGCGTCGGACGTTGGCAGGGACGGCTGCGACGGATGCTGTCGCACCCGGCGCTACCTGCGGCCGGCCTGGCCGCGTTCACCGCGGTGTTCACGGCCTGGCACGTCCCGGTGCTCTACGACGTCGCGATCGCCGACGACGGCGTCCACGCCCTCGAGCACGTGACGATGCTGTTGTCAGCGCTCGCCTTCTGGGCGCCGGTCGTCCGCCCACGGCGCACCAATCCGGGCATCGGCGTGCTGCTGCTGTTCGTCTCGATGATCGCCAGCGGTCTCCTGTCGGCACTGCTCGTGTTCGCGCCGACGCCCTGGTACGCACACCACGGCACGACCGCGTGGGGACTGACACGTCTCGCCGACCAGCAGGCCGCCGGCGCGGTCATGTGGGTCCTCGGCGGGACCATCTACGTCACGTCCGGCGCGATCGTGGTGATGCGCTGGCTACGCCTCGACGAGGAGACCGCACGTCGGGCCGAGCGCGGCGCCACGGCTGCGGCCCGGGCCCGGCGTCCGGCCGGCGGACACACCTAG